One Stigmatella aurantiaca genomic region harbors:
- a CDS encoding cyclic nucleotide-binding domain-containing protein, whose product MSRVTHTEVIRLHTLSARERQQLTDRLYAVHQQIFDGVDRESFAQYVVGSKAEHTWLLLHKNAAGDTVGYFALHLFEKQLDGAPLAVFRAEAGSLRAYRGGNINARFWMERVVRYVMRHPGRRVFYMGALVHPSSYSLFARHCGEVWPRHGQETPPALLSLMTSLASEFGLEQVDPARPLVRRVGWSTREPDVESEYWKHCDKPEVRYFLASNPGYGLGHGLVTVVPLTLANLLSMARSLLKRRLRQPLEKLTARMQRAWPGALPRSARDVQQLRRIPFLAHLDDTTLRGLAGHAERHVLPAGQPVFHAGSACDGLYLIERGAVYVMAPTGSGETLVDELGSGAVFGEGALLTGERRSASIRTATASVLVHLPRRALLPLLDQDRPLREGLWKTFSERRFDDLVRGRDGYGHLERKHRLDVYRHGEQRELAPWQWHGLEAGTQLFVPSGTLEFEHEGLVMSQRGALLMEVRQPLQVKVRETTRLVLLK is encoded by the coding sequence ATGTCCCGCGTCACGCACACCGAAGTCATTCGCCTCCACACCCTCTCCGCCCGCGAGCGCCAGCAGCTCACCGACCGCCTCTACGCCGTCCACCAGCAGATCTTCGATGGGGTGGACCGGGAGTCTTTCGCCCAATACGTCGTCGGCTCCAAGGCCGAGCACACGTGGCTCCTCCTCCACAAGAACGCCGCGGGAGACACCGTCGGCTATTTCGCCCTGCATCTGTTCGAGAAGCAGCTCGACGGAGCCCCTCTGGCCGTGTTTCGCGCGGAGGCGGGCTCGCTGCGCGCCTACCGTGGGGGCAACATCAACGCGCGCTTCTGGATGGAGCGCGTGGTGCGCTACGTGATGCGGCATCCCGGCCGGCGCGTGTTCTACATGGGCGCATTGGTGCACCCGTCCAGCTACTCCCTGTTCGCCCGGCACTGCGGCGAGGTGTGGCCGCGGCACGGGCAGGAGACGCCCCCCGCCCTGCTCTCCTTGATGACTTCCCTGGCCTCGGAGTTCGGCCTGGAGCAGGTGGATCCCGCCCGGCCCCTGGTCCGGCGGGTGGGTTGGTCCACGCGGGAGCCAGACGTGGAAAGCGAGTACTGGAAACACTGTGACAAGCCCGAGGTGCGCTACTTCCTCGCGTCCAACCCAGGCTATGGCCTGGGGCATGGCCTGGTGACGGTGGTGCCCCTTACCCTGGCCAACCTGCTGAGCATGGCCCGGTCCCTGCTGAAGCGCCGGCTGCGCCAGCCCCTGGAGAAGCTCACGGCCCGGATGCAGCGCGCGTGGCCCGGGGCCCTCCCGCGCTCCGCCCGGGACGTCCAGCAGTTGCGCCGTATCCCCTTCCTCGCCCACCTGGATGACACCACCCTGCGTGGCCTGGCCGGGCACGCGGAGCGCCACGTGCTGCCCGCGGGCCAGCCAGTCTTCCATGCCGGGAGTGCCTGCGATGGGCTGTACCTGATCGAGCGCGGCGCGGTCTACGTGATGGCCCCCACGGGCTCCGGAGAGACACTCGTGGACGAGCTGGGCAGCGGCGCCGTGTTCGGCGAAGGAGCCCTGCTCACGGGCGAACGCCGCTCGGCGTCCATCCGCACGGCGACGGCCTCGGTGTTGGTCCACCTCCCCCGCAGGGCGCTCCTGCCACTGCTGGACCAGGATAGGCCTCTGCGGGAGGGGCTGTGGAAGACGTTCTCCGAACGGCGCTTCGATGATCTGGTGCGCGGACGCGATGGCTACGGGCACCTCGAACGCAAGCACCGGCTCGACGTGTACCGGCACGGGGAACAGCGCGAGCTGGCACCGTGGCAGTGGCACGGGCTCGAGGCGGGCACCCAGCTCTTCGTGCCTTCGGGCACGCTGGAGTTCGAACACGAAGGGCTGGTGATGTCCCAGAGAGGAGCCCTGCTCATGGAGGTCCGCCAGCCGCTCCAGGTGAAGGTCCGGGAGACCACTCGGCTGGTCCTGCTGAAGTAG
- a CDS encoding serine/threonine protein kinase, with translation MTLQPFGSYELLNRFGLSGTSELWFALPKQRRGINRPLLLKRILPHLAGDHRAAELFLQEAKLGASLQHPNIVRIFDFGEVQGIHYIAREFVHGKDLHSVQRLARRRTSVLTHERALRIISSVCEALAYAYHHVDHLCHPLKRVHGELAMRHILIGNDGAVKVIGFGSGKVTDPQLLMRGGIIPGRFDSMAPEQIMGKAMDHRTDLFTAGLVLYELLTGVRPLKRESDVETARATLECQIPPPSQMAQVPTALDGIVMKALARAPDDRYQDPRDFQLALEAYLTAQWAEPGSESLTAMMWRLSKDKDES, from the coding sequence ATGACCCTTCAGCCCTTCGGCAGCTACGAACTCCTCAACCGCTTCGGCCTGAGCGGCACTTCTGAGCTGTGGTTTGCGCTCCCGAAACAGCGCAGAGGAATCAATAGACCCCTGCTCCTCAAGCGCATCCTTCCTCACCTCGCCGGCGATCACAGGGCCGCCGAGCTGTTCCTCCAGGAGGCGAAGCTCGGCGCCAGCCTCCAGCACCCGAATATCGTCCGGATCTTCGATTTCGGTGAGGTCCAAGGTATTCACTACATCGCCCGGGAGTTCGTCCACGGCAAGGACTTGCACAGCGTACAGCGCCTGGCGCGGCGCAGGACGTCCGTGCTCACCCACGAGCGGGCGCTCCGCATCATCTCCTCGGTCTGTGAGGCCCTGGCCTACGCCTACCACCACGTGGATCATCTATGCCACCCGCTGAAGCGGGTCCATGGAGAGCTCGCCATGCGGCACATCCTCATTGGCAACGATGGAGCAGTGAAGGTGATCGGCTTCGGCAGTGGCAAGGTCACCGACCCGCAGCTCCTGATGCGCGGGGGAATCATCCCCGGCCGCTTCGACAGCATGGCCCCCGAGCAAATCATGGGCAAGGCCATGGACCACCGCACGGACCTCTTCACCGCAGGCCTGGTGCTCTATGAACTGCTCACGGGGGTGCGCCCGCTCAAGCGCGAATCAGACGTGGAAACGGCCCGGGCTACGCTCGAATGCCAGATCCCTCCCCCTTCCCAGATGGCCCAGGTTCCCACCGCGCTGGATGGCATTGTGATGAAGGCTCTGGCCAGGGCGCCGGACGATCGTTACCAGGATCCGCGTGACTTCCAGCTTGCCCTCGAGGCGTATCTGACTGCCCAGTGGGCGGAGCCAGGCTCCGAGAGCCTCACCGCGATGATGTGGAGACTCTCAAAGGACAAGGACGAGTCATAG
- a CDS encoding erythromycin esterase family protein, which produces MGEPVTVRLARAADKAMDEAAVAWMKQTVVPLKRVEAGRGLEDLAPLNRVLKDTRVVALGEATPGTWEFFQLKHRMLEFLVTELGFTVFALEEHFAEGLAFNDCVLHGRGDPARLLSGSAWNREEVLALLQGMRRYNEDPSHTKKRKFHGVDIQFSPEAVARVKAWLSQVDAVQGTHSEEPLGWLALPKPGFSRLPAEHQTEVRAHLDALGQRFEAEKARYVRHSSAAEWAPGGCARPLRICLRDGLSPGRVPHVQHL; this is translated from the coding sequence GTGGGCGAGCCCGTCACGGTGCGCCTGGCGCGGGCCGCGGACAAGGCCATGGACGAGGCCGCCGTGGCGTGGATGAAACAGACCGTGGTGCCGCTGAAGCGGGTGGAGGCGGGGCGGGGCCTGGAGGACTTGGCGCCGCTGAATCGGGTGCTGAAGGACACGCGCGTGGTGGCACTGGGCGAAGCCACCCCCGGCACCTGGGAGTTCTTCCAGCTCAAGCACCGCATGCTGGAGTTCCTGGTGACGGAGCTGGGCTTCACTGTCTTCGCCCTGGAGGAGCACTTCGCCGAAGGGCTCGCGTTCAATGACTGCGTGCTCCACGGCCGGGGAGACCCCGCGAGGCTCTTGAGCGGCTCCGCCTGGAACAGGGAGGAAGTCCTGGCGCTCCTCCAAGGGATGCGCCGCTACAACGAGGACCCCTCTCACACGAAGAAGCGGAAGTTCCACGGCGTGGACATACAGTTCTCGCCCGAGGCCGTGGCGCGCGTGAAGGCCTGGCTGTCCCAGGTGGACGCGGTGCAGGGGACACACTCCGAGGAGCCGCTCGGGTGGTTGGCCCTGCCCAAGCCGGGCTTCAGCAGGCTCCCAGCCGAGCACCAGACGGAGGTGAGGGCGCACCTCGATGCCCTGGGCCAGCGGTTCGAGGCGGAGAAAGCCCGGTACGTGCGCCACTCCAGCGCAGCAGAGTGGGCACCTGGCGGATGCGCTCGGCCCCTCCGTATATGTCTTCGGGATGGCCTTTCACCGGGGCGAGTTCCTCACGTTCAACACCTATGA